Proteins encoded by one window of Vanacampus margaritifer isolate UIUO_Vmar chromosome 17, RoL_Vmar_1.0, whole genome shotgun sequence:
- the gdf6b gene encoding growth/differentiation factor 6-B, protein MDVSLVAALCGALVFAWRVPPGRPLGLSPQPAKAVKQAAKAAEASRSLAEVRAEPHDYMMSIYKTFSTAEKLGLNASFFRSSKAANTIGSFVDRGQDELPLSPLKRQRYVFDVSTLSEKAEVLGAELRLYTKLSGNAGLSESVELHLLSCRDRRPLDSKTLELHEWSRPRWEVLDVWEPFKEWTQRGERVGKQFCLELTATSDNSDRELDLTRLGLRRHTRPRQKKAILVVFTRSKRRQTLFAERRELPARGRGFKPGRSRRTAAPGSRHGKRHGRKSRSRCGKKTLRVNFREMGWDDWIIAPLDYEAFHCEGACDFPLRSHLEPTNHAIIQTLMNSMNPGNMPPSCCAPAKLSPISILYIDSGNNVVYKQYEDMVVEACGCR, encoded by the exons ATGGATGTCTCTCTCGTGGCCGCTCTGTGCGGGGCTCTGGTGTTCGCCTGGCGGGTGCCCCCCGGCCGGCCCCTCGGCCTCTCGCCGCAGCCGGCCAAGGCGGTCAAGCAGGCGGCGAAGGCGGCGGAGGCGTCCCgctccttggcggaggtccgcGCGGAGCCCCACGACTACATGATGTCCATCTACAAGACCTTCTCCACGGCCGAGAAGTTGGGACTCAACGCCAGCTTCTTCAGGTCCTCCAAGGCGGCCAACACCATCGGCAGTTTTGTGGACCGCGGACAAG ACGAGCTCCCGCTTTCTCCTCTCAAGAGGCAACGTTACGTCTTCGACGTGTCCACCCTGTCGGAAAAAGCTGAGGTCCTGGGAGCCGAGCTGAGGCTCTACACTAAATTGTCCGGCAACGCTGGCCTTTCCGAGTCGGTGGAGCTTCATCTGCTCTCGTGCCGGGACCGGCGCCCGCTGGACTCCAAAACCCTGGAGCTGCACGAATGGTCCAGGCCCAGATGGGAGGTCCTGGACGTGTGGGAGCCGTTCAAGGAATGGACGCAGCGGGGCGAGCGCGTCGGGAAGCAATTCTGCCTGGAGCTCACGGCCACGTCGGACAACTCCGACAGGGAGCTGGACCTGACCCGGCTGGGCCTGCGCCGGCACACAAGGCCCCGGCAGAAGAAGGCCATCCTGGTGGTCTTCACCAGATCCAAGCGGAGGCAGACGCTTTTCGCCGAGAGGCGGGAGCTTCCAGCCCGAGGCCGGGGGTTCAAACCCGGCCGCAGCAGGCGCACGGCGGCGCCCGGGAGCCGCCACGGGAAACGTCACGGCAGGAAGTCCAGGTCCAGGTGCGGTAAAAAAACGCTCCGGGTCAACTTCCGCGAGATGGGCTGGGACGACTGGATCATCGCCCCGCTGGACTACGAGGCGTTCCACTGCGAGGGCGCGTGCGACTTCCCGCTGCGCTCGCACCTGGAGCCCACCAACCACGCCATCATCCAGACCCTGATGAACTCCATGAACCCGGGAAACATGCCGCCCAGCTGCTGCGCTCCGGCCAAGCTCAGCCCCATCAGCATCCTCTACATCGACTCGGGCAACAACGTGGTCTACAAGCAGTACGAGGACATGGTGGTGGAGGCGTGCGGGTGCAGGTAG